The genomic stretch TGGCAATGCACATCACCCGTCCGTGGATTTGCGTTTTATATTGCCTTTGGATCTACGGCTCGTGTCCAAATTGGGTAATGCTTGCAGACGACGTGACATTTTGTCTCCTATTGAAGTGAAAAAGTTGAATTGTTGAGACGCCTGGTCCAAGCGCTTGCTATTTGCTTTACCGAGGACTACTTTGTGACAGAGTTGCGACAGAGTTGTGAATGTCTCCTGAGAACTAGACTCCCTGGAGCATTTGCGGCTCGACGTCGGCAGATGTTATGAGGCTCCGAGCCAAGCTTCAAACGTTTCGATCTTTAGCGTAGAGATGGATCTATCTATTCCCATCCGATGGCCCTAGTTTTTGGGTAAGCTTGGCAGCCCTATGGCAAAAGCCCTCCGTCTGCTTCGCTTTGACTCTTTTTGCCAGGTCTACGAGTAGTGTTTTTACATATTGTAAACAGAGCGGTCCGCTACACCAGCTTTTCCGAGTCAAGCAGCATTTCCGAAACGAAAcgattttctttcttcctgtAGTGGAGAGAAATTAATTCCGGCAAGCTTCTAGTTAAAACACATAGGCCTACAATCTTCTACTTACAGTAAAATGACGCTATTATCTTAGAATCGGCTGAACCACAAAATGCCTCATTTTCACATCATTATATTTCGCAGCTAACAGAATGTATCATATAATAATATGTGAATATATCCTGCATTTGTCGGAATTATTTTCGAGGCACTGTAAAAGCTAATAGAAAGGCGTTGAGGAGGCGAAAAGAAAGCGATGATAACAACTTCAATTCTTTGCCTCAACTGGGCAATCTGCGGTATGAATCATCTTGTGCTTCAGGACTAAAATTGCACCATTGATATCAATCAACGTATATGGGGAGAAATTAATCCGAGTTTCTATTACCTAGTAGTTAAACCGCTTAGGCCTAGATCTACATATTTTCACTTACAATAAAATGAACCTATACTTTGTAACATGGAATATTAATTGTGTCATTCGAACCAGAAATGACCAAAATACAAActatattacttttttattttatgtATCTTTTAAATTAGCTGCGCAGCTATTCCAGTTCATCAAGCACTGTAATGTACGTCTGCCCTGAATTCGTCAGAATTATTTTTGAGGCACTGGATATATATCTGCTTACCTACACATTTGGCGCAATCAGGCACTGCACATATGTCGTGATAAATACAGGAATTGCGGGGTTTGACTAGCTCCCGAATACTAAAAAACTCTATTGCATAGAAATCTCCAATTCGGTCCCTATAACTCGTCCAATCGAGTCATACAATTCACGAAAtaactctttttttcggAGTAGTTCGTTGAACTAGTGCCATCGAAAATTCCCTTCTTGATTGCCTTCAAAGGGGAATAAAAATCACTCATCattacatgtacagtagAAAGCTGCTTTTAGGCATTAGATCGGACAATTTCCATCTCAGACCGTGCAGGTATACATGCACGCGGTGATTTCCAACCTCGGCCGCTAATTCAGCCGGTCTCTGCTGCCTCGCTCTTCATTGTAACGTGGAAAACTGGCCGACAGTGTCTTGAACCTCGTATCTAAATGGCAGCTAAAGAAAAACTATACCTTCCCTCATTGAAGTTCTAATGGCGAGCACCGATATCCCCGGAAAGCATTCTCGGTTCAAGGAGCAGTTTATTAATCACATACGTAAAGATAAAGACATCATCTCACTTCATCGTTTCCCAAATTGACAAAATAGGAAATAGAGGGGGCGAATCGGGTTGCCGTGGGCCGTTTTATACGGGACGATGCCGGTTCAGCCCGGTTCAGCCCTGGTGGTGGCTTGTCAGAAGAGTTGGATACTACATAGCTATGGCAATACGACGGTAGTCTCACGTTGGATGTCGAGCTGAGAGCCATATTCAGCCCCCTCCTTTCCtgtatatatagatataCTTTCCTTTAtttatatttcctttcctcTGCATAAATGTCTACTTGCTGTTCTTCCTCGCTAGGTCAGTTTGACTCTTTCGTCTCCGGGTTCACTTCCACGTTTGCTGGGAACAAGTCTGCGCGTGGACAAGATGAACCACAGTCAAGCACCTACACATACCGACAAACATCATGACAAGGAGCATCTTTTCTTGGCTTCCGAGCCAGAATCAAACGACAATGGCCAAAGTGCCATGACAAGCGAGACAGAGAAAGGAAACGATGAATCTAGGATCGAGAGCCAAGACCAGCAACCGGCCGATGTCGCATCGCCCCCACCGCCGCCGAATGGAGGATATGGATGGATTGTTACCATTGCTGTTTGCATCATCAACGCTCACACATGGGGAATAAGTTCTAGCTACGGCGTGTTCCTGGCTTATTATATAGAAAACAACACTTTCAACGGAGCCACCACCCTCCAGTATGCCTTTATCGGATCTCTTAGCATGGGCTGCGCCATGGGCATCTCTCCATTCGTAACCATAGCCGTCAAAAAGTTTGGTACAAAACAAGTAATGCTGTTTggcgtcgtcatcgaaaCGGGTAGTTGGATTGCAGCGAGCTTTGCCTCCAAGGTGTGGCACATCTTCCTCACTCAGGGCGTCCTCTTTGGCCTCGGCATAGGCGTCTTGTTTACAGCCACAGTCGGCATCATCCCCCAATGGTTTACGACGCATCGTTCCTTGGCGAATGGCATAGCAGCCGCTGGCTCAGGCCTGGGTGGTCTCATCTACTCGTTTGCTGCCGGCGCCATGATCCAAAACTTGGGACTTGCTTGGACATTTAGAATACTGGGAATCCTCGCTTTTGTCGTCAACATCATCTGTACCCTCTTAGTTAAAGACCGCAACAAGATAGTTGGGTCGACCCATCTAGCTTTCAAGGGGTCGCTTCTGTTGAGGCCCGAGTTCCTGCTATTCGTCGCATTCGGCTGGTTCAGCATCTTTGGTTACTCTGTCGTCATCTACAGTCTCTCCAACTACGCAAACGTAATTGGCCTTCAGTCTTCTCAAGCAGCGCTCATCAGCGCCTTCTTCAACCTGGGTCAAAGCATTGGTCGGCCTTTGATGGGGTACTTTAGCGATCGAACCGGACGAATGAACATGGCTGCTTTTACTAGTTTGCTAGGCGGAATTTTTGCGTTGGCGATCTGGATCAACACCAAAGTATACGGCGTGCTCATTTTCTACTCCATCATCTGCGGCATGGTCGGCGGCACATTCTGGACCGTTGTTGGACCAGTGGCAGCCGAAATCGTTGGGTTGGCGGATGTGCCGTCTGCTCTCAACATTATGTGGCTGGGAATTGTACTCCCCTGCACATTCAGCGAACCAATTGCTTTACAGATTGTCACTGGGACGGGAAGTTATCTGGGAACCCAGCTATGGACTGGGCTGACgtatattgctgctgccataTGCATGGTCATACTTCGCGGGTGGAAGATTGGCGAAATCGACGAGCTGTCCAAGATCAATCATGGAAAAGCAGAGGACTTTGATCCGTATTCGACGAATAATGAAGACGAATCTGTTGAGCGAGGCAGAAAAGCTGGACGTCAGCGGATGCTGGTTGAATTTTATAAGCCGAGGGTGGTCTGAAAGGCGATTTGGAGATTAAATGTCGAAGTCTGTTGATCTACACTTGTCCGTGTGATATCCCGTGTCTCCAGCAGGCTCCCACTCCTGATTTATGTTTGTTGTTCATGGTTTGGCTTATCATGTTTTTTTTGAGTGCCATAATGTGGCCTGCGAGGGCTTCTATAATTCCATAGTGCTCGTCAAGACGGTTGTTAGTGGTTGCGGGTGACGCTTTAAGTGCGGCGTTGTTGCTCAGCAGGTGTTTTCTCCTGATTGCGCGGCTTGGTGACGGTTTCTTCCAATGCTTGTGTGCGGTCGAGTTTCTTGATGCTGTGCTTTGCCAGCTCGAGTTCCTGTTGTAGTGATGCCGTGGATGATTCTCGTGCTCCAGACCTAGATATCTGAGTGCTCGGCTGGTTGGCCTTGAACGCCGCGAACCAGTCGCTGGTTGCTGTGTTGCTGAGAGATGGGATTTCCGAGTTACCAATACTTGTCTACTGAGTTCAGGTGAGTTTAAGGAGTTGATTGCGAGGTTTCtcaattttaaaaagtaCCTATGGGCCTGGCACTGGTTCTTCTACGACGACTCGGCTTTGTTTGGCTCTGGAAGACGGATTATCGGCGTTGAGTTTgcctacttcttctactttgaCCATTTCTGTACGATCGGTGGTAGAACTTGCATTTTCTAAGAATCAAGGTGTCGTTTAGGAGCTTGTAGCCATCTCCATTGAcaagaaatggaagagagcATCAGATGACTGGGATGACTTGATGAGACAAGCTATGGCACAGTACAAGCTCTGCGCTTGCATGTTGTTTCTCCCTGATGGTTGACAAGATATGGGCCTGAGAACAAACTGGGATGCTGGACAACTGTTCCccaaaagaagctgctcggcAAAACGACCGAACTCGACgaaatcaaaatcaaggtGGGCACGCTGTTGGTTAGACATGAAGCAGTATCGGCAAGGTTTTGTTGCTTGAGCTCTATTCCAGCATCAGATTCGCAAATGGGTACAAACTCTCAAAAATATCTGCCAACTCTGCTCCAAATGGCCCAAGTGTAAGCGGCAAGCCATCCAAGAAATATTCACCAAGTCAACAGAATCATGCCCATCTCTATCTAAAAGCTTGAATCTAAGGATCGGCGATAATCAAGATGCAGAAAACGAGCTTGAATAAATCGGAGTGCGATCTTCCATATTCTTATTTTACAATGGATATGAGGCTATCAAAGTTTCTGTTCGGCGATGGACAAGGTAGTCACTGCTTACCTGCATAACTATTGTAGGCTAATATACACAGGCATAATATCCATGGTAATTTTGAAATAcatttaattaataaatgAGCTGCTCTCTTTAGACATGTTTACTTTGCTGCTTTTATGATGAAAATGACGTTGAATGCAGGCATCCAGCCTAAAGAAGCACGTGAATTGGCGTTGAAGACAACGCCTGTGCTGACGCGCGCCGCCCCGCAAAAAGTTCACGACGCATCAACCAACGTCATCACGGCATATGCGCGTCAAGCGATGGGCCCTGGCCTAGAATGAATAGCAGCCTGAGGCGATGTGGCTGCTAGAAAACGAGGAGGCCTTTGAAGGTGAGCGAGAGGCCTGTGCCGGCCCTGGAGTCGCTGTGACGCCGTTATCTGTGCTGACGATTTTCCTGCAGGCCGTCGACTATGGCTGCGCCCAGGCAAAACGTATCTCTTTGGGAGGACCGCAGCAGAGCGTAAGTTTGCCATTTTGCCGGGCATTGAGGCTTGAAATATGTATTGATTGAGGCGACTTTAGCTGGGCAGCTTGCAATCTCACATAATACCATTTCGCGCAAACACCTGACAATCACCGTCCAAAGCGTCGCAGAGGGGCAGGCACACAATCTATCGAGCCGGTCGCACATTAAGATTGAAGATCTGGCGACAAAGATAGGAACAGTTGTCAACGGACAAAAAATCAAAGGAAGCGTCTATGATACCCAAGTTGAAGAATACGAGATCATGCTGGGCAAGAGCCCCAGCAAATTCAGGTACTGATGCCTAGACGACTGATAGAGGTGAAGCTGCGTTCTGCATTCTATCTTTACTGACAGACAGGTTAGGCTGAAATGGCATCCGGCGGTCTTTACTTTCTCCTTCACAACCAAAGAGCTACAGACCCAGCCCTTGACCTCCCTCAAAGAACGATTTGAGCAGCTAGACATCAAGCTGCTAACCGACTACAGCGTAAAACACACGACCCACGTCATCTCGAAGAAGCGGAATACAGCCAAAGGTCTACAGGCTCTCATAAATGGCAAATACATTGTCACGGAAACCTTTCTTGATGCAGTCTCTTCTGTCACAGAGCCGCCAGAcgctgaagatggccaagaatCGAGCTACTTAGAAAGGGACTTTGACGAGTATTGGCCCAAGGCCATGGACCATCTGCCTCCCCGAGGGAATGAACCGATACAGCATCC from Trichoderma atroviride chromosome 3, complete sequence encodes the following:
- a CDS encoding uncharacterized protein (EggNog:ENOG41~TransMembrane:12 (i69-99o111-130i142-160o166-189i201-223o229-250i274-295o301-318i339-358o364-387i399-420o432-451i)), whose translation is MNHSQAPTHTDKHHDKEHLFLASEPESNDNGQSAMTSETEKGNDESRIESQDQQPADVASPPPPPNGGYGWIVTIAVCIINAHTWGISSSYGVFLAYYIENNTFNGATTLQYAFIGSLSMGCAMGISPFVTIAVKKFGTKQVMLFGVVIETGSWIAASFASKVWHIFLTQGVLFGLGIGVLFTATVGIIPQWFTTHRSLANGIAAAGSGLGGLIYSFAAGAMIQNLGLAWTFRILGILAFVVNIICTLLVKDRNKIVGSTHLAFKGSLLLRPEFLLFVAFGWFSIFGYSVVIYSLSNYANVIGLQSSQAALISAFFNLGQSIGRPLMGYFSDRTGRMNMAAFTSLLGGIFALAIWINTKVYGVLIFYSIICGMVGGTFWTVVGPVAAEIVGLADVPSALNIMWLGIVLPCTFSEPIALQIVTGTGSYLGTQLWTGLTYIAAAICMVILRGWKIGEIDELSKINHGKAEDFDPYSTNNEDESVERGRKAGRQRMLVEFYKPRVV